In the Acetobacterium sp. KB-1 genome, TCGGAGTTCTGCCCGAATTCTCTACGTTATTTATTTATCCATGACGGCTGTGTTGGTTTTATTACTAGCCTTGGGCGGGATGCCCCTCTTTGACAGTTTTATCCATGCTTTTGGCACCGCCGGCACCGGGGGATTTAGCAATAAGGCAGCCTCCATTGCCTATTACAATAGCACTTATATTGATTACGTGCTAGCCATCAGCATGATTCTCTTTGGCATCAATTTTAATTTGTATTATGCTCTATTTTTTATGCGAATGAAAAATATTCTAAAAAACGAAGAGCTCCGATGGTATCTGGGCTTTATCGCTTTTGCTGTGCTACTAATCTGCCTGAATGTCCGCCATTTGTATTCGTCAATTGATCTTCTTGTCCGGGATGTCTTTTTTACGGTTGCCACGATTATTACGACCACTGGCTACGCCACCGCCAATTTTGATGTCTGGCCGGTTTTTTCCAAGGTTATTCTCCTCTTTTTGATGTTCGTTGGGGGCATGGCCGGCTCAACCGCTGGCGGCATCAAGGTCAGTCGAATTGCTATTTATATTAAAACAACCATCCAAGAAATTCGTGTCAATGTCAGCCCTAACCGACGGCTACCGATCTTGTTTGAAGGCAAGTCTATAGGTCCGGTTCTCAGCCGACAGACCAGTGTGTATTTGATTACTTACACGTTTATGTTTGTTATCTTTCTGATTATCACCTCCCTATCGGCACCCAATTTCACCACCGCTTTCACTGCCGTGGCTGCCACCTTTAACAATATTGGTCCCGGACTGGATGCTGTTGGGCCAGCGGGAAATTATGCTGGTTTTAATAATCTGACCAAATTTTCACTAAGTCTGGTGATGATTATGGGCCGATTAGAAATCTTCCCGATTCTGGTTCTGCTTAGTCCTAGAACCTGGCGACGAGGATAGCTACCAAATTTTAAGACAAAAACCCCTGAAACCATGGTTTCAGGGGTTTTTGCTGACTATTTTACATATCGAATTAAACTTCACTGATTCGAACGTCGAGTTCCCAAGCTCATCTTTCGTTTCTTCTCATCATTTTAAATTCTTACGCTGTATTTATCAACAATCATTTTTGAGCCGGTGTTCCGTTCTCAAACAATCCATCATAGAGCAAATTACCAGCTTCATCGTAGTATTTTCCATCGCCATTCCAAACACTGCAACGATATTCACCTTCATATTTCACATTTCCGTTCTCATAGTGTTCTTTTCCGAAACCATCAAATTCCATATATCCTTTTAAATTTCCTTTAACTCGAACCTCACCATTTTTATGGTAATATTTACCCTGTTCGGACAGCAAGCCATTAAAAAAATCACCTTCTGCGATAACTTTTTTATCCTCGTACTTTTTACCTTTTATCCAACCGTCCTTTAGTCGAAAACCTTCAACATAGTCTCCATATGAACAACGTTCTCTGACCAACACTTTTTTATCTTTAATTTTCATGCTTATAAACATCCCTTTCGTTTCACTCAAGGTACAAAACTTACTGCAACATCTTATCTTAAACGTTATTCTTTGTTTTATAATTAATCAATAACCGTTAACTACACCATCCGCAAATTTTGTTTGAGGCATATTATTAAGGGTAACTTTCAAATGATAGCAAATCTTATAACGACACGATTTTATTAAAGTTGTATCAGCTATTTAAAAATAAACCAGGAGGTAAAACAATGAGTATGATTACGATGAACGATGGTACGCAGATTTATTATAAGGACTGGGGTACCGGGCAACCGATAGTCTTTAGCCACGGTTGGCCACTTAATGCTGACAGTTGGGAATCTCAGATGCTGTTCCTGGCCTCAAAGGGCTATCGATGCATCGCCCATGACCGACGTGGCCATGGACGATCAAGCCAACCCTGGGATGGCAACGAGATGGACACCTATGCCGATGACCTCTCAGAAATCATCGAAGCCCTTGACCTGAAGAGCATTGTTCTGATTGGCTTTTCCGCCGGCGGTGGTGAAGTCGCCCGCTATATCGGACGCCACGGCACAAAGCGGGTAGCCAAGGCTGCGTTAATTGCCGCCGTCCCCCCGCTGATGCTAAAAACAGATGCTAATCCCAGTGGTTTGCCGATTGAGGCTTTTGACGAGATTCGCCTTGGCTCCATTGCTGATCGTTCGCAGTTCTACAAAGATCTTGCCAGTGGCCCATTCTTCGGGGCTAATCGGACCGGTTCAAAGGTTTCTCAAGGCATGATTGACTCTTTCTGGCTTCAGGGGATGCAAGCCGGCAGCAAAAACACCTTCGACTGCATCAAGGCCTTCTCCGAAACTGATTTCACTGAAGACCTCAAAAAGTTTGATGTGCCAACGCTAATCATTCACGGCGATGATGACCAGATTGTTCCCATCGGTGCGGCAGCGCTCGCCTCTTCAAAGATCATCAAG is a window encoding:
- a CDS encoding TrkH family potassium uptake protein, with the translated sequence MNGKMVGYVLSRILFINALLMIPALLVALIYKEGWQGLSPFLLSIGITGGCGFLIGFRKPSNTDFFAREGLVLVALSWIALSFFGSLPFLLSGAIPNPIDAFFETASGFSTTGASILTNIESLSHSLLWWRSFTHLIGGMGVLVLALAVMPKIESGDVFIMRAEVPGPTFGKVRTKLRSSARILYVIYLSMTAVLVLLLALGGMPLFDSFIHAFGTAGTGGFSNKAASIAYYNSTYIDYVLAISMILFGINFNLYYALFFMRMKNILKNEELRWYLGFIAFAVLLICLNVRHLYSSIDLLVRDVFFTVATIITTTGYATANFDVWPVFSKVILLFLMFVGGMAGSTAGGIKVSRIAIYIKTTIQEIRVNVSPNRRLPILFEGKSIGPVLSRQTSVYLITYTFMFVIFLIITSLSAPNFTTAFTAVAATFNNIGPGLDAVGPAGNYAGFNNLTKFSLSLVMIMGRLEIFPILVLLSPRTWRRG
- a CDS encoding toxin-antitoxin system YwqK family antitoxin, producing MKIKDKKVLVRERCSYGDYVEGFRLKDGWIKGKKYEDKKVIAEGDFFNGLLSEQGKYYHKNGEVRVKGNLKGYMEFDGFGKEHYENGNVKYEGEYRCSVWNGDGKYYDEAGNLLYDGLFENGTPAQK
- a CDS encoding alpha/beta fold hydrolase gives rise to the protein MSMITMNDGTQIYYKDWGTGQPIVFSHGWPLNADSWESQMLFLASKGYRCIAHDRRGHGRSSQPWDGNEMDTYADDLSEIIEALDLKSIVLIGFSAGGGEVARYIGRHGTKRVAKAALIAAVPPLMLKTDANPSGLPIEAFDEIRLGSIADRSQFYKDLASGPFFGANRTGSKVSQGMIDSFWLQGMQAGSKNTFDCIKAFSETDFTEDLKKFDVPTLIIHGDDDQIVPIGAAALASSKIIKHASLKIYPGAPHGLAYTHKDQLNTDLLAFVQSR